A window from Lactiplantibacillus pentosus encodes these proteins:
- a CDS encoding cupin domain-containing protein: MPVTKIKLHETMTYREHAITSKSFSRKLGIDLPFAMYAMAAGESISAEQSTLTRLFEVVDGTLTVQFADESQQTVATGEMLVVPANTVHTLLAAQPCQFIQFETK; this comes from the coding sequence ATGCCAGTTACAAAAATTAAGTTACATGAAACCATGACCTACCGCGAACATGCGATTACGAGTAAATCATTTTCCCGCAAACTCGGTATCGACTTACCATTTGCAATGTACGCGATGGCCGCCGGTGAAAGCATCAGTGCCGAACAGTCGACCTTAACGCGACTCTTTGAAGTTGTAGATGGGACGTTGACCGTACAGTTTGCGGATGAGAGCCAACAGACCGTCGCCACTGGAGAAATGCTGGTGGTGCCCGCCAATACGGTGCACACCTTGCTCGCAGCGCAGCCCTGCCAGTTTATTCAATTCGAAACGAAGTAA
- a CDS encoding cupin domain-containing protein, with the protein MSLIDKIDHAKVLKLTDQIPLDEDQVNSRTLVQRDDLSMTLFSIATDQEIGGHSAQGDAMVNVLSGIAEVTIEGTVYRLTAGQSIVIPKDARHSLYAVEGFQMLLVVVKPA; encoded by the coding sequence ATGAGTTTAATCGACAAAATCGACCATGCCAAAGTGCTTAAATTGACGGACCAAATTCCACTAGATGAGGATCAAGTTAATAGTCGGACGTTGGTTCAGCGTGACGATTTGAGTATGACGCTTTTTTCAATCGCGACCGACCAAGAGATTGGCGGTCATTCGGCGCAAGGTGACGCCATGGTCAATGTTTTGAGTGGCATCGCGGAAGTGACCATTGAAGGAACGGTATATCGCTTGACGGCGGGGCAGTCCATCGTAATTCCTAAGGACGCGCGTCATTCGTTGTATGCGGTGGAAGGCTTTCAGATGTTGCTGGTGGTCGTCAAACCAGCTTAG
- a CDS encoding metallophosphoesterase: MAEYTFIGDIHSAADDLAVLLADTSITQTRLIFLGDYIDGTAGRHLGHLTQPAPLDPLGVIAQVQQRVRDYGDVALCGNHDDFWVQTARGDDEAAATWVLNGGHRTWRKLGIYTSNLNTVRRALNQEPLLAATKFLASLPTIWQQGHLIAMHAGVDWRWPLAQQTRDTLLWIRDDYYFDGGGQPHRNLFDRVLVTGHTPVQSFENPQMGYVKLQADAEDTPRYVIDGGSRSGLFDGGICALTLTTQGKVARMKRVINRKIYDGQQLVTPEMVSGS; the protein is encoded by the coding sequence ATGGCCGAATATACCTTCATTGGTGACATTCACAGTGCGGCGGATGACCTGGCCGTATTGCTAGCTGATACGAGCATTACGCAAACGCGGTTGATTTTCCTGGGTGATTACATAGATGGAACGGCTGGTCGTCATTTGGGCCATCTCACGCAACCAGCACCGCTGGATCCGTTGGGCGTGATAGCTCAAGTTCAGCAACGGGTCAGAGATTATGGTGACGTGGCATTGTGTGGCAACCACGATGATTTTTGGGTGCAAACGGCCCGCGGTGATGATGAGGCTGCCGCGACCTGGGTTTTGAATGGCGGGCACCGAACCTGGCGCAAACTCGGCATTTATACGTCGAATTTGAACACGGTGCGGCGTGCGCTGAATCAGGAACCACTATTAGCGGCGACTAAATTTCTGGCAAGCTTACCAACGATTTGGCAACAAGGACACTTAATTGCGATGCATGCAGGCGTGGATTGGCGATGGCCGTTGGCACAACAGACCCGCGATACGCTACTTTGGATTCGCGACGACTACTATTTTGATGGCGGCGGCCAGCCGCACCGCAATTTATTTGACCGAGTACTGGTGACCGGTCATACGCCGGTTCAAAGCTTCGAAAATCCGCAGATGGGGTACGTGAAGCTTCAGGCGGATGCAGAGGACACGCCTCGTTACGTTATCGACGGTGGAAGTCGTTCCGGATTGTTTGATGGTGGTATCTGTGCGCTAACACTGACAACGCAAGGTAAAGTGGCCCGGATGAAACGGGTCATCAACCGTAAAATCTACGACGGCCAACAACTGGTGACGCCGGAAATGGTTAGCGGGAGTTAG
- a CDS encoding SLC13 family permease, which produces MATILKRTLRDKIFLITLTCAIMSLLIGTPSIQDINWTTIGTLFALMLCVQLLRALHLLNRLSDWLLQKSANTRQMCQFFILLAFGGAMLLTNDVAILTLIPLFTVVARQQRLSIAYPVTLMVMAANLGSAFTPIGNPQNLFLVTFFHVNLGQFFQLSTPLMLASLGLLLVLSHWLPRQPLVPPQTERRSVDTNKALLAGALLILIMAGIFGLIPIWLVVLISMLVAAGINRQTFYEVDYALLLTFICFFVFVSAISHNTTVTKGVAWLTQTPSTVYLTSILTSQVISNVPAVILLAHFTQQLPALFMGVNIGGLGSLVASLANLLALKQLSFDEQQPLRHFLKVFTGLNLLALIILGGLGWLYLL; this is translated from the coding sequence TTGGCGACCATTCTGAAGCGAACGTTACGCGACAAAATCTTCCTGATTACCTTAACTTGTGCCATTATGAGTCTGTTGATTGGCACGCCGAGCATCCAGGACATCAATTGGACAACTATCGGCACGCTATTTGCCTTGATGCTCTGCGTTCAATTATTGCGCGCACTACACCTGCTCAATCGTTTGAGTGACTGGCTTCTTCAAAAATCTGCAAACACCCGGCAAATGTGTCAGTTCTTCATCTTACTGGCCTTTGGCGGTGCCATGCTATTGACTAACGATGTCGCGATTTTAACACTAATTCCACTTTTTACGGTCGTTGCACGGCAGCAACGTTTGTCAATTGCTTACCCAGTCACCCTAATGGTCATGGCTGCTAATCTTGGCAGTGCATTTACGCCGATTGGCAATCCCCAAAACTTGTTTCTCGTAACCTTCTTCCACGTCAACTTAGGGCAATTTTTTCAGTTATCGACCCCGCTCATGTTAGCGAGTCTCGGCTTATTATTGGTCCTTAGTCACTGGTTACCACGACAACCACTAGTGCCACCGCAAACAGAGCGTCGATCTGTCGACACCAACAAAGCACTATTGGCAGGTGCGCTCTTAATTCTCATAATGGCGGGTATCTTCGGCCTGATACCGATTTGGTTAGTGGTCCTGATCAGCATGCTCGTTGCCGCCGGAATCAACCGCCAAACTTTTTATGAAGTTGACTACGCACTGTTACTCACCTTCATCTGCTTCTTTGTCTTCGTGAGCGCCATCAGCCATAACACGACAGTCACGAAAGGGGTGGCTTGGCTAACTCAGACGCCATCAACTGTTTATTTGACGAGTATCCTGACAAGCCAGGTCATCAGCAATGTCCCCGCTGTCATTTTACTCGCCCACTTCACCCAGCAACTGCCAGCGCTATTTATGGGCGTCAACATCGGTGGCTTAGGGTCACTAGTGGCATCCCTAGCGAACTTGCTGGCACTCAAACAATTGTCCTTTGATGAGCAACAACCACTCCGACACTTTTTAAAAGTCTTTACTGGTCTTAATTTATTGGCCCTAATTATTCTAGGTGGCTTAGGCTGGCTGTATCTCTTGTAA